ACCTCGTCTGCCAACGTGGACGCCAACGCCTCCTCCTCGGTGGTGGGCGGCAGCGCGTGGAGGGGCAGGGAGCCCTTCTCCATcttcaccatcctcatcctcaccctGCTGGTGCTCCTGACCGTGGCCACCTTCCTCTGGAACCTGCTGGTGCTGGCGACCATCCTGCGAGTGAAGGCCTTCCACCGGGTGCCCCACAACCTGGTGGCCTCCACGGCGGTGTCGGACGCGCTGGTGGCGGCCCTGGTGATGCCGCTGAGCCTGGTGAAGGAGCTGTCGGCCGGGCGGCGGTGGCGGCTGGGCCGGCAGCTGTGCCTCGTGTGGGTGTGCTTCGACATGCTGTGCTGCACGGCCAGCATCTGGAACGTGACGGCCATCGCCCTGGACCGCTACTGGTCCGTCACCCGGCAGCTGCAGTACACGCTGCTCGCCCGCCGCCGCGTCTCCAACGTGATGATCGCTCTCACCTGGCTGCTGTCCGCCGCCATCTCCCTCGCCCCGCTCCTGGGCTGGGGCGAGACCTACAGCCCCGAGCAGGAGCGCTGCCAGCTCCGCCAGGACCCGTCCTACACCATCGTCTCCACGGGCGGGGCGTTCTACCTGCCCCTCTGCGTCGTGCTCTTCGTCTACTGGAAGATCTACAAGGCGTCCAGGTTGCACATGGGGGCCCGCAGGAGGAACGCCGTGGTGCCCCTGCCCGAGGCTGCCCAGGTAAGGCTGGGCAAGGGGAGGGAGCCACCGCTGCTCCCCCAGGCGCTGCCATCCTGCTTCTCCTCGGCTCCggccctcagccctgccatggAGGGCTCGGCACAGTGAGAAGGCTGCAGAGTGCCCTGGGGCTCCCGTGTGAGTTTGGCTTTGTCGCAGACCGGACGGGAGCAGTAATTAGCCAGTCAAAaagtgcagctcctggagaagagctttattctcattttttccttttgtgttaTAAGAGTAAGGGACAAGTGCATTCACTGCCAGTCGGGAGAGACATTTGAAAATTGTCTCTTTGTTCAGAATTTgccattccttttttttttttcttttcttctctataTTTCTTCTCGTGTTGGTGGGGTAAAAAAAGACATAAACAGATCCCCAGGTCCTGTACCGAGATAAATTTGCATTTATCTACCAGCACCGACTTTGTGTGTCTGAATACATTCTGGTAGGCAAATTAGGCACTATTCacaatataaatttatatatattgaTGTGCTTGGGCTATTTTTCTTGAATGCTGCTCACTGCATAGTGTTGAAGCAATGAGCAATCGTTTCTGGTTTAAAATTACCTGCTGGCTTCAAAACCATGTTCTCCTTATCCCAAAGTGTCTGTAATCCTGCAGTGCCCTAGCCATCTGGGAGGTTTCGTTCATTTTGGGGACACACTTTGCTGACAGGAAAGCTGTGTCCCTTCAG
This is a stretch of genomic DNA from Anomalospiza imberbis isolate Cuckoo-Finch-1a 21T00152 chromosome 7, ASM3175350v1, whole genome shotgun sequence. It encodes these proteins:
- the LOC137476865 gene encoding 5-hydroxytryptamine receptor 5A-like, coding for MAETLSSCSPRGQCQPSMGANTSSANVDANASSSVVGGSAWRGREPFSIFTILILTLLVLLTVATFLWNLLVLATILRVKAFHRVPHNLVASTAVSDALVAALVMPLSLVKELSAGRRWRLGRQLCLVWVCFDMLCCTASIWNVTAIALDRYWSVTRQLQYTLLARRRVSNVMIALTWLLSAAISLAPLLGWGETYSPEQERCQLRQDPSYTIVSTGGAFYLPLCVVLFVYWKIYKASRLHMGARRRNAVVPLPEAAQVKEASQEPQMVFTARHAAITFQTDGETWREQKEKKAALMVGILIGVFVLCWIPFFITELISPLCSCNIPPIWKSIFLWLGYSNSFFNPLIYTAFNKNYNNAFKNLFVKQR